tgagattaataaatgaaaggaaatcaaaaggaatttcaaagtacaattccaaattaaaataatattgaagtatgaaaattatatatataaaaaaaaagattgaatggttgaagggttaaattgagggggaaaagcaaaataaaggaaaaaaaaaacaaaagataaaatactattccaataatattattttgtggGTGTGGCTACgatgaagaaaatttaaaaaaattacgaagCACTACTTTCAACAAATCTAACGTTGAAGGTTGATATCgagataaaaaaactaaattcacgATATTAATATATACCTAatagaaagaaataattttttttttcaaaacatagctctaaaagtaatttaatattgaaggatgaaattgaaaataataataataaatattagattattaaagggttaaattaagaaataaatcaaaaggagcaaaaacaaaaagacaaaaagctattacaatgaataatattttatgggTGTGATAAGTGATTTAGCCACATCTTTTTAGTTTCTAAAAAGGTAGGTATAATTcatatgtggtttttttttttttaaatagattaatttttaaaaaatattaatttttttataagattttcatATGTGCagccttgtatttttttttttgttcaataaattttatatgtatattggtttccattataatttttatgtgtttttctattataaatttattttgataaagaaattcattaaacataatAAGATAAATTACCCATGTTGTgatgttaaatattttgatatttatttgtcGCTTAATTGTTTACAGTATCTAAGTATtaagttgatattttattttttgatcatatatatatatatatatatatatatatatatatatatataatgtagttaaataaaaaaaaaatttggaaaaaaaaattctaatctcACAGTAGTCCATAAACTGGTTCACAAGTTTGACGTGCTTGCCCGGGTTACCCGATTCATAAGTTTGATGAGTTTACCCTATggccaaatatgttttttttttttttggtttgctattttttttaatatttttttctcgtttttatatttcaatattaaattggttgagaaataagctgcatgatttatttatctttgttttctttaggGTTATCACTatctcaaatatgttttttttgttggtgctCAATTTTGtaaccatatatttttatcatataattaaaaacatattttatataaaaaaattattaaattgatcaaTAGAGTCCTTAACATAATTGTTTGAGAATTGAGAtcgatttaatatgttattgtcttaatagtttttgtgaaaataattattatcttgaagttttattaaaaggtaagctatgttttttttaatcatcaagattatattttaattcatgaaattaatcaatttaatttgtgtcAACTTCTacgtgatttaatttaaaacttaagttaggtaaaaaataaattaaaaaattgatttattaagtcaggtttaaaaacataataaaaaaatatttttaacattatttttatatttaaaaaaatatatccaattaagtaatattctaaaaggctttcactttctccatatttaatatatattattattataattattatattataattataattattattatattatataagcCTTTCACTTTCcccatatttaatatattatattattatattataattataattattgttatattCGCTAAAttgtcttccttttcttttctttttctttttttaatttttttgtttttttttattttaatgaattttttttgtttgatcctgggtttgatgggttagcctaatttgacgagttaacccggattttttttctttttaattaatttttttcatttagtttaatttattaatgttaaatttctttatatttaattatcagattttcattaCACGTATCTTAGACTTGACGGATTAACttgatttgacgggttaacctagttaattttgggtaaaacccatcattttttttttctatttagttatcaaattttcatgacgcgaatctcaAGTTTGACTGGTTAACCTGGCTTGAAGGGTTAACCTAGttagttcatatttttttctttttgttcattagttttttttcttcctatttggtttatttttctttgtttttttatttttaattatcacacttttatgacataaccttatagccagacccacatccaatgcttttgggtccggtgttgcaaccaagctcacttaaacttaagtcatgtaatttaatattattattaatattataaatagtatTCTTGGGTCAAGCATTGTAGCTAGACCTCGGACTTTCGAGTATATCTTTGCAAAAAGATCTAACACttttagattttagtttttttatatattttttatgcaagaaaaaaaaatttaacctgtGGCGTGtgcctttgttttttgtttttcttttcctttttctttttaagcctTTTACTATGAATAGCACGATGCAATCCACAGTGAAAAAGCttatgcctttagtttttttttttttgtctatagtttcttaatattaaaattttttttctatttaattattaggttttcatgacgcgaatcctaGGTTTAATAGTTTAACCCATTTGATtcggattttttttcctttttcttcattagtttttttccttcctgtaGGTATTTTTCTCtctgctttttcctttttaattaatcattttttttaaaaaaaaattgttcattaatattaaatcttttttctatttagttatcacactttcatgacacgaatctcttaggtttgatgggttaccATGATTTGGCGAGTTAAGctagttaattcagattttattttcttttttcttatttgtttttttcttttttatttattttttctttgttttttttcttttcaattaatctatttaattgtcatatttttatgacacgaccttatagccaaaCCTACATTCAAGactattgggtctggtattgcagttaaactcacttaaacttgggtcatacaaatttaatgttattattaatattataaatattactcttaggtcagacgttgcagccaaacccaagactttgggtataactttgcagaaagctttaatacttttaaattttaactttttttaatatcttttatataaaattaatctcCAGCATCACGCGAATTATATAACTATTTCACGAAGAAAACACGTGCAAATAAACATAAACCAGTAACATACAATGCCCTGACTTTCTAGCATCCCAGCCAACAGTGTAAATAATCATAATCACTTGCGCTTTCGAAAAGCATATATGCATCCTTTTATATTTGAGCCATAGCATGAACAAGACAAAATATAGCATAGTTGTACCCGACGACAACTCATTTTAAAACCCGTTGGAGGATAATCCTGATCATGTGAAGTTCTGGTTTTTTTCACTGATCAAACTCTCTATGGAAGCCAGGCGTTATGATTATGCTATATTGCCCACCTGAAAAGCTAGAGCATTGTTTACCGGgctctccttttcatttttatcaaaaaggAAAGGCCAGAGAAAAAGTGAAAAGGTTTGCCCAAGAGTGCATGTAAAGAAATAGCTGTAGATTCTCTGCTTCCTTGTTcgttattttatcttttgtataatttaagTCTCTGGTGAGAGTGTGTGCGTCGAGGTGACTGACAAGCAACCGGCGCAGGCAGGAGGGAGGGCTTAACATCGTGCTAGGCTGCTTTAAGAGACAGCCCGCGAAGTAACTGGGAACGGGGACAACAGGTCACCACCTCCCCTCCCTCCACCCATTTCTACCTGTAGTTTGCTGGCCGGTCTGGTCCGGTGGATGCCGCACATTCACCTCGATAAGGACCAGTGTGCCTTCACTTTCCACCACCAAGGGCCTCAAAAGCTCAAGCTCGTCCCTGGGGTTGGAAAATGGAAATTGAGATCGAGACTTTATTAAGtagtaaatgataaaataaatcttatacATATATGAATACAGTAaaagttttctatttcataactCCTTAAACAAGTTTAACAATCAACCTATTTAGTAATTGCCTTATGATTTGAACAGGGAAACATTAATTACTTCTGATTCAAATACTGATGAGCAGAAGGGAAAATGAGTGCGCAATGAGTTAactgttaatttatatttttatggagtccttcatatatatatatatatatatatatatatatatatataaacacatgcGCCTCGATTTGATCACAATCAATTAATTTACGTGTAAATTTATTGGAATTCATTTACGGTAGCATGTGTTGGGGTCCAAGGCGGCAGCGCCCTTTAAAAAGTTGTCCAAATTCCAGCTGGTCCTCAAGAAAACTCTACAAGAAGTGGCAGACAAAACCCTAGCTAGTACGTTCTCCGAAAACTCCGACAAAACTGTTCTCAGGAAACTCCCCGTCAAGATCTTGGTGCCTTTCTGGATCAACCAGGTAAATAGCCAAAACGGGTCTCCCTCTGTGGATGCTTGGGTGGGGTGTGGATCGGTTACGTGCCGATATGAACCGTTTGCTGGCAATGCTGTTCCACCAGGTATGTACATTAAGAATCTCAGAAACATGAAGATTAATTAAGGTGTTCATATGTTTCGGATATTTTTCACTAGTTTTTCTTCAGGTTTGTTCGCATTTTGCATTGTATGATTGATTAAGTAGAATTCATGagattaaattttgggtttgcTGTCTAGGGAGTGCTAGATGAGCAATTCTTGCAGCTCCAGCAACTTGAGGATGAAAGCTCTCCAAACTTCGTATCAGAAGTGGTCAATATCTACTTCCATGAATCCGAGAAACTTCTACGGAATCTCAGAGGCCTCTTGTAGTCATATCTTCCTCTCCTAATacccatttttcttcttctagctAGTTCTGATCATGGCTATGTATGGATGCGTAGTGTTGATGAGTGCGATTGCATAATTGCAGGATGGATAGAGAGTTCTCGGACTACAAGAAAATGGGAACCCATTTGAACCAGCTCATGGGAAGCAGCTCCAGCATTGGTGCCAAAAGAGTCAGAAATGTGTGCGTTGCCTTTCGAGCCTCTTCCGAGCAAAACAGCCGCCCTGGGTTAGCCCGCCCGCCCCCGTCGTCTATCGATCTCCCCCTCTCCATTCATGCATGCTAACAAGAGATGTTTTGAGTTTCTTAATTCAGGTGCTTGAGAGCTTTGGAGCTGCTAGAACACGAGTACTGCTACCTCAAGAACAAGTTGCACGAACTGTTCCAAGTGCGTCCATTGCTCACTTTCCCCAACACCTTTCAGAATTCAGACCTCTTTGCTTCTCGCTTTGGCTTCTCTCTCGTATACATTGTAACATCAGATGTTAAACTCCGATGTGCAGATGGATCAACTGAGAGCACTGGCAGCTGGAGTGACGTATCCACCGCAGCCGCAGCATTGAAAGCAAAGATCATGACTTTTGCTAAAAACCAAGCTAGTCCAACAGATCCACTGCGAtgctatatataatatatatatatatataatatatatatatgtgtgtgtgtgtgtgtgtgtgtgtgtggagaaGATTTAAAAGGGGCTGTAGCTATTCTTAATTACTAGtgtttaaaatttgaatctGTGTGGTTGCATGCTTGAATCTGAGAAGAAGTTGCATTTCTAGCTCTGATATCAGTTCTTCTTTTTTCGGCAGTATTTTTGTACGTTCTGATATGAGTATTAATTTTGGGGTCAGCCTTCGTGCCTACAGCCATACAAGCGGCGGTTCTTTCTAGAACTGTCACATTTTACAGCTACGATTTGTGACAATGGAatcagtataaaaaaataaaaataaataacagacACTTAATTCAGTGTTTTTAAGATGGTGATgttttcagtgttttttttgtttgaaaatatatttaaatatttttaataataatatttaaaataatattttataatttacttaacaacactttaaatatttttttttaatttttgataacaacactttaattttttatataatttatcaaaatcagCCAAAAGCTTTGACTGTCTAGTCAGTGAGCAGCTTATTAACTGAGGTTGGACGCTCAAGTACTCTTGAGAGGAAGGCTTAGGTGCTGGTGGTCAAAAGGGTTGTGTAGGTTCAGAATTCAGattctttaattttgaaattgtccgtgaatttatttttttaaataacattttataaaatgttttttttttttttaccagtgAGAACAcaagaaatatttgaaaaaaaaagcatagacTCATAAATTGCGATGTTGCTGCACCCAACAATGCaatccataattttattttttaatacaaatgtTGCATTCTTCTAAcgcaatcaaaataaaataaaaaatgttatttttttaatttataaaatagagAATAGAGAATTAGACAAGGCGAAAGAATTTGAAATTCAGTGTGTTTGATTTgctgaaaatattttctaatttttaaattattataaaatatatatgatatttttctagCAATTGAAAACAAAGTTCATTTGAAGGaaatatgttttcaaatatGAGAGTgggaaatcatatatatatatcataaacatAGAAAATAGCAGAGCTATAAATTTAGATTCCAAGGGGTGAAAATCTCGatgaaatacattttttttaaaaaaaaaaagatgaataaaacaatttatataatgTCTAAagtttttccaataaaaaaatactaaaaaaatatattaaacataaaatattaaaacttgcaCTCAACATTTAAATAAAGGATTTGTGAAAATAGTGATgtcatataatttttcttagagatgaagcttaaaaaatagaatataatgAAACCCATTAATGCTTTTTGCCCTATCTTAAATTTTAGCAGCTAAAAGGTATAAAAATTGACTGGGCTTTTCATAAGTATGTCTTGAGCTAATAAAATGACTTGGCTTGACTTAGTGATGAGTTAATGAGATGATAGATTTGATAGCTATTTAAAGTGATTGACTTGACCATTGGTCTAGCGGGTTAATGAGGTGATTTCTATGAGCTTTTTTGCCAAACAAGTTTTATATTGTAACATGGAACATTTTTCTGTTaagttaataaatgaaataggATTATGTTGACCAAGAAAGTGAGTAATAGAGGAGATGAGTAGAGTAGTAGTGAGTAGGTGTAGGACGTAAGAGTAGTAAATATGGCTCCTTTACATGATATGCTCTACTTTGTGTTTGGAGTCCTGTTATGGggacttgttttttcattgtgTTGTTGTTCATATTAACTTACATGGTAATCAGAGATATTTATAGACCTTACTCACGATAGTTTAACTCATAAAAAAGTGTTATTACAAGCATCTTGTGGTGAGTTGTTGGTCGTTGTACCATTAATGGAGATGTTAATACTCATCATTGGCTAAGGTGCCTTATTGTGTCATTGGTAGAGAGTTAATGATTGACTAGGTGCCCTCAAGTGACACATGGTAGCAAATAACCATTGATGAGAGAAATAAGGTGACTTTGCTCTGCATATAAAATTTAGTGTGCGCTAGAGTGTAGTGCATGATGCTGTTTTGActtctcaaaattaaaaaaaaaaaaaattaaaatacattcaAGTATGTATCAAGAGGTTAGTTTTAGGTTAAGGCCTAAAACATCATAGCAAACAATCCATTTGGACCTGGTAAGGTTGAGTCATTTGGGCGTGACCTGAATGAACAAGATGGCTAGCTATAGACTTGGCCTCCATggacatctttttatttttaaattttagttcaCTATCATTTTCTCCTTCTAAGGCGATCCTGGCTACAATATCAAATGATTCATTAGGAGTGTTTATTGATTATATTCTAAGGCTTAAAACAAAGTGGATACAAAAGGAGTTTAATGGGCTAAGTCAAGAGACCCGggttaaaaatatctaaatctaACAGTCTAGACCTTTGTATACCTTTTGGATCATATCTGAAGCTTCAAAATAAGTATGGATGTGATTTCAATTGGGTTGGAGACTAGACATCTGTACATTTTAACCGATAGATGGTAAGCCTGCTAATTCATTCTAACAAGAGAGAATGACATGATTAAAGTTAAGCCTAGAATCTGCTACCAAAGTgcgaaaacaaaaaatacattgtttCTTTAAGAGTTATGGATTTCATTCACTATAAGGAGTCCTTAATGCTATTGAGAACTTATGTGGCCTTTTACTTACTTATTTTACAAGTATTTCCATATCAAAACAAGAAGaattatttctttcaaaaactaattCTCATCAAACTTTTGtaggggtgagtaaaaaaaataaaaaaaaccgattaaatcggaaaaaaaaactgaaaaaactgaaccgtaaaaaaaaaaaaccgattaaaattttaaaaaaaccaatcggTTCGATTcgattttataagcctaaaaccgaaaaaaccaaatcaaaccaaacccaaaccgaaaaaaccttgaaaaaacctagccaaaaccagaaaacccaagccaaaccagaaaaaatcaagccaaaccatttgaactggtttttgtcctaaaaaaaccaaaccgaatcgAAATCGGCTGGTTCGAACTAGGTTTCGATtcggttttgaaaaaaaaaatttcagttggttaccttttttgataaaaaccgaactgaaccaaaaatgatcacccctagaCTTTTGTTAAACAAGGATTCTTCAACAATTATTTTGCTTGGGTATTTTTCACTATCATATATGGAAAAtggttaaaacaaatattagactattttttatttatttttattatttaaaacctaattttaattagtttaggatttatttaaattaggCGCAAGTCTAACCCATTAGTTTTAGGGTTTACATACAAATACTcttatataagatttttattcaaGTTGATGAATTTTTATCTAAGTTTGTTGCATATTgtatgttgttttctttttatgtttctttaaagaaaaataaattgtttcttTAAGAGTTATGGATTTCATTCATTACAAGGAGTTTCTTAATGCTATTGAGAACTTATGTAGCAACCTTTGACATACTTATTTTTCAAGTATTCCATATCAAACAAGAAGaagttatttctttaaaaactaaTTCTTATTTTGCAAGGCATCAAACTTCTGCTAAACAAGGATTCTTTAACAATTATTTCGCTTGGGTATTTTTCACTATCATATGTGGAAAATGGTCAAAACAAATATTAGactattgttttatttagttttattatttaaaacctaattttaattagtttgagatttatttaaattaggtGCATGTCTGACCCATTAGTTTTAGGGTTTACATGTAAATACTATTatataagaatttttatttagttgatgaatttttatctaaatttgTCGTATATTGTATGtcgttttctttttatgtgattAGGTGATTCTCACATTAAGCTCTTGATTGAACTTGCAAAATCTCAAAGGGATTGATCAACTTCGTTgtgatttattatatttctcGTTCATATTTTGTTATAAGTGTGGATTGAAGGTGATCAATTACATATAACCTTGGTTCTTCAAGATAAAGTTCTTGTTAGGTCAAAATACATATCTTGGTCCGTCCAAAGGAACATTCTtatgtattttttcatttaagtgTATCTTGAATTTAGGTCCCCACTTATCAACCATATATGAGATGTTGAAGAAtagagagggaaaaaagaagaagtttattTCTAAGGACCATGTATTTTGTGCATACAAATTATGGaccagtaagaaaaaaaaaaatagtatttaacaTTCTAAGATATAGTATGAGATGAAAATggataataatattgataataatgtaTTGCATATATGATTcattatgatttgatttaattatattaacgATGATTATAAAAGAGCTCATACTTGACTTGACTTGAGATATGGtagaaagaaacaaagattatgctttcaaaataaaatattgttttttcatatttgactTGGAGGAAAACTTATATTGTCGCAGGTGTGTGGTATTATAAAGATCAttttaaatcaagatttttttagtgtggaaagaacaaagaattcttattttttttatggttttaaaagtTTAGAGATGTCACCTAACATTTTGAATACTAAGAATCCAAAATGATATTTagaatctaaataaaatgattgattgtGTATAGGAAGGACAATACAACCCATAACACACTTTATCTAAGGTAAACTACAtacattgtttgtttgtttaattattaCTAAGGTTGTGTTATGTTTTTCTATCCAttgatcaaaaaaaattcatcaggtGAATGATGACATTAtgaatatcataaatatatcttatgtataaattaataatctttgatattaaaaataaataaattgatttttttggtattttttacatttaggtcaagttctcatggctttaataaacttgctattaaattcataatgcatgtaaaatataaaaactatttatttttttggtattctaaatcatgctatatttttttgtattttttatgaaaatatgattttgttttagaaacTTGGccttatacaatttaaaatataaatctatttttttttataaaaaaaacatgcttttatataatatataataataataataataaagttaaaatttaaaaacccaaACAAATGTTCAACCAATGAGAAACATGCAAGATAAAACATGAAtaagccattaaaaaaaacaaaaagaaggaacaaaagtCAAATGCAAGTAGGAAGGAGtgaaattttcagtttgatttgttttttataaaaaaaataatcaaattgaaatctttttttgttttttaaaaaaaaaccagaaattggttcaaactggtttgactcagttttttttcggtttggaccctgttgtttttggtttggcttgatttttttccggtttgggctcggtttttccggtttggctcggtttgtttctagtttttttggtttgggttcggtttggttttagcttggtttcatgcttataaaaccgaactgattaatttttcaaaattctaattagtttaattgatttttttttcatggtttggtttttttcggttttctcggtttaatcagtttttttattttttttgctcacccctacaaGTAGGATAATCATTTTCGTTTCggtttttaaccaaaaaaagtcATCGAACCGGTTCAAACTAACTGTTTTGGATTTAGTTTGGttctgtttttttggttttatacttataaaaccgaaccgaactggtcaaaagttttttcacagtttggttttcaattttttttttttttttttttttttaaaattctaatcagataagcaaaaatcaaaaataaaccCATAtggttttttaaccaaaaaaaagtcATCTGAAACGATTCAAAGGCTGTAAAAACCCCTGCATTTTGGATTCAGTTtggtttcttgtttttggttagatttattttatcaagatttttataataatattggtgatgttattattatcaaaacttcaatattttttttaaagtttttattatattattatattattttttttctagtttatttttttataaagaggagagagaaaataaaaaaacaaaaaaaataacttttttcgaTTTATAATTTAATCGGTAAACTACATAAACAATCAAAGATATCAAAGCTCATTtactttttgttatttaatttatctcatcgatatttttttaataatactagtaatgttattattagaattttaatatctctataaactttttttttgtttttttattttttgctttcctGTCTCCTATTAAatcctttgatttttaaattttacaatttaaaaaagtcATATATGACACTTAGTCTTATGAATCAGATTGTGCTATTCtttctaaatagttttttacattatattattttttcatatatttttttagaacgatagaaataaaaaaaaaaaaaaactccttttatTAGTCTAAACATTAGAGTTTATtagctgttttgttttttttcggaaaaggaaaaatagagaACCCGTGAATGTGGTTTGAATTATTGGTGTAGCGGggcattcaaaatataaaaaggacccaCCCGAATATTTCCAAAACGTACTAGCTCCTATCCGCCCGCCCGAGTTCACACTTAAATCACTGCTaagattttgtttgattttatgttttaaaaatatttttaaaaaaattaattttttttaaattaattttttttctattcacattaatatattttttaatattttttaggtcattttgatgcattgatataaaaataattttttttaaaaaaataaaaaaaatattattttaatatattttcgagtaaaaaatattttgaaaagcaattacaATCACATTCTAACGTAAATAACTTGGTTGCTTGGATTCtttcttgattaaaaatatttgattaaaaaagtaGAGATTTTTTCATGATGGATAGAtgtaaaactaaatatattattaaaataattttaagattagtttttatatttttaaaatataagatataaaatagatatatttccataaacaatatttactattttttattcataaactaTATTTAAAACTAATCTTGACTCATAAttctttaagaaatatatatctagtccctataaatatatttttaaatatttaaaactaaagatagtaatcatttttaaaataaaaggaagagatatttttttatgaatgtattttttaaaactaaaaaataatttttttttatgttaaataatatttatacatgaacttagattaaaaattttttttaatgaatttaaaaaatgcattatccacatcattttgatgcataGAAATAAATTCTCATATTCAATCT
This region of Populus alba chromosome 3, ASM523922v2, whole genome shotgun sequence genomic DNA includes:
- the LOC118055654 gene encoding pseudo histidine-containing phosphotransfer protein 6 yields the protein MLGWGVDRLRADMNRLLAMLFHQGVLDEQFLQLQQLEDESSPNFVSEVVNIYFHESEKLLRNLRGLLMDREFSDYKKMGTHLNQLMGSSSSIGAKRVRNVCVAFRASSEQNSRPGCLRALELLEHEYCYLKNKLHELFQMDQLRALAAGVTYPPQPQH